A single region of the Borrelia hermsii DAH genome encodes:
- a CDS encoding YitT family protein gives MKKKRNKWTRIKQKIKFFVLKILRKQLKNTLKDPKLILISTLQITTGSLLMAISTNILYIPHGLLSGGIAGIALMLHYLLRFNLGLTIFILNIPLFIIGIKFLNITFVIQSWIAMALYSLMVNYSQFLQYKMQMNDMILVSILAGLISGLGLGLIFKAKGSSGGTDIISMIIKEKYSISIGTTNFLFNLAVLLIAAAFFNIEIALYTLIASFVTAIMTDKTSTGFGNQKAILIISDKGKEISYLITNKLKVAATLLDGKGAWAGNDKTIVFIVVPTMRMSRIKYISQKVDPNCFITVLNTNEITGGKKIIEPITNKNDIAT, from the coding sequence ATGAAGAAAAAAAGGAATAAATGGACTAGAATAAAGCAAAAGATTAAATTTTTTGTATTAAAAATACTGAGAAAACAACTTAAGAATACCCTCAAAGACCCAAAACTAATACTAATTAGCACATTACAAATAACAACTGGTTCGCTTTTAATGGCAATATCTACAAACATTTTATATATACCACATGGACTCTTAAGTGGTGGCATTGCGGGGATTGCACTTATGCTACATTACCTCTTAAGGTTTAACCTAGGACTTACAATATTCATACTAAATATTCCATTATTCATTATTGGAATCAAATTTCTAAATATAACATTCGTAATTCAAAGCTGGATCGCAATGGCTTTATATTCTCTAATGGTCAACTATTCACAATTCTTGCAATACAAAATGCAAATGAATGATATGATACTTGTATCAATTCTTGCAGGTCTCATATCAGGTCTTGGGCTCGGTCTAATATTTAAAGCAAAGGGCTCCTCAGGCGGTACAGATATCATATCTATGATAATTAAAGAAAAATATTCAATTAGCATTGGAACTACAAATTTCCTCTTTAACCTCGCAGTACTATTGATTGCAGCGGCTTTTTTCAATATTGAAATTGCTCTTTATACTCTAATTGCTTCATTTGTAACAGCTATAATGACAGATAAGACAAGTACAGGATTTGGTAACCAAAAAGCAATCCTTATTATCTCAGATAAAGGAAAAGAAATATCTTATTTAATTACCAATAAATTAAAAGTAGCAGCTACACTACTTGATGGAAAAGGCGCTTGGGCTGGAAACGATAAGACTATAGTTTTTATAGTAGTTCCCACAATGCGTATGTCCAGAATTAAATATATTTCTCAAAAAGTTGACCCTAACTGTTTTATTACAGTACTTAACACAAATGAAATAACTGGTGGAAAAAAAATTATTGAACCAATTACAAATAAAAACGATATTGCGACTTAA
- a CDS encoding DUF2225 domain-containing protein, whose amino-acid sequence MSKISYFTKYEIECPLCKYKFRKEELLTGSGRLISGELKVDLKREYIKNEKYGNIYPRIYSITVCPNCYLAAFPNEFNAIEVVNNKIKQLLIGSTDERKEIKSIFKDNLNFDEPRRLQEGAASYILAIMCYEHLDKNHNPTLNQAKCAIRSAWVFEDLDKEHPNQNYNYLQKIFYHKAAYLYKLTIEKEQDNSEPINAETVFGPDTDKNYGYDSVLYLSSLLEYFYGNKEDKQYRYNQLADIKTLLSKIAGMGKSSKEKPSILLDKIKEVYFKISNEIKTFK is encoded by the coding sequence ATGAGTAAGATATCATATTTTACAAAATACGAAATTGAATGTCCTTTATGCAAATACAAATTTAGGAAAGAAGAACTATTAACAGGAAGCGGCCGACTAATATCTGGAGAGCTAAAAGTTGATTTAAAGAGAGAGTATATAAAAAATGAAAAATATGGCAATATCTACCCCAGGATATATTCAATAACAGTATGTCCTAATTGTTATCTGGCTGCTTTCCCAAACGAGTTTAATGCAATAGAAGTTGTTAATAATAAAATAAAACAACTTCTAATAGGCAGCACTGATGAACGTAAAGAAATAAAATCAATTTTCAAAGATAACCTAAACTTTGATGAACCAAGAAGACTTCAGGAAGGAGCTGCTAGTTATATCCTTGCCATAATGTGCTATGAACACCTGGATAAAAACCATAATCCAACTCTAAATCAAGCAAAATGTGCAATAAGATCAGCCTGGGTATTTGAAGATCTAGACAAGGAACACCCAAACCAAAATTATAACTATTTGCAAAAAATATTTTATCATAAAGCAGCATATCTTTATAAACTAACAATTGAAAAAGAGCAAGACAATTCAGAGCCAATTAATGCCGAAACAGTGTTTGGTCCTGATACAGATAAAAATTACGGATACGACAGTGTTTTATACCTATCAAGTCTGCTAGAATATTTTTATGGTAATAAAGAAGATAAACAATACAGATACAATCAACTAGCCGACATAAAAACTCTACTTTCTAAAATAGCCGGAATGGGAAAATCATCAAAAGAAAAACCTTCAATACTTTTGGATAAAATAAAAGAAGTTTATTTTAAAATCTCAAACGAAATAAAAACTTTCAAATAA
- the queA gene encoding tRNA preQ1(34) S-adenosylmethionine ribosyltransferase-isomerase QueA: MDTKEFYFDLPHNLIAQYPSEKRGLSRLMVLDSGKQKIYHNDSINDIFKYIDSNTFLVFNDSRVRKSRIYAKTDHGGSVEVLILDRLTGDTFTSLISKAKKQSIGRVYTLPQGLLAQIISKSGNEFTLKFNKCVDESYFEQHGLIPLPPYIKRNYDREDEDRYRTIYSKYIGSSASATAGLHFSEELFSKLDEKNIEYDFITLHVGLGTFLPVRTKTIEEHKMHFESFSIKDSVALRLEEAKALGKKILAVGTTTLRALESAYYKQRGLIRGDQKTNLFIYPGKGYEFKFIDMLFTNFHTPESTLLMLVSSFGGKDFVFTAYREAVKMNYKFFSYGDATLFLNHI, from the coding sequence ATGGATACCAAGGAATTTTATTTTGATCTACCACATAATTTGATAGCACAATATCCAAGTGAGAAAAGAGGTTTATCAAGGTTAATGGTGTTAGATTCTGGCAAGCAAAAAATTTATCATAATGATTCAATAAATGATATCTTTAAGTATATTGATAGCAATACTTTTTTGGTATTTAATGATTCAAGGGTTAGAAAGTCGAGAATATATGCCAAAACGGATCATGGAGGTAGTGTTGAGGTTTTAATTTTAGATAGACTAACAGGGGATACATTTACATCTCTGATTTCTAAGGCTAAAAAACAAAGCATTGGCAGGGTTTATACGTTGCCTCAAGGTTTGCTGGCCCAAATAATTTCAAAATCAGGTAATGAATTTACTCTTAAATTTAATAAGTGCGTGGATGAGTCTTATTTTGAACAGCATGGGCTTATTCCTTTGCCACCTTATATTAAGAGAAATTATGATAGAGAAGATGAGGATCGTTATCGAACGATTTATTCAAAATATATTGGTTCATCAGCATCAGCTACTGCAGGTCTGCATTTTAGTGAGGAACTGTTTTCTAAATTGGATGAAAAAAATATCGAATACGATTTTATTACACTTCATGTTGGGCTTGGGACCTTTCTTCCTGTGAGAACTAAGACAATAGAAGAGCATAAAATGCATTTTGAAAGTTTTTCAATAAAAGATTCTGTAGCTCTTAGGCTTGAGGAGGCAAAGGCTTTAGGCAAAAAAATTTTGGCTGTTGGAACTACTACTCTTAGGGCATTAGAATCTGCTTATTATAAGCAAAGGGGGCTTATACGAGGTGATCAAAAAACCAATCTTTTTATTTATCCAGGGAAGGGGTATGAATTTAAGTTTATTGATATGCTTTTTACAAATTTTCACACACCAGAATCAACTCTTTTAATGTTGGTGTCTTCATTTGGTGGTAAGGATTTTGTATTTACTGCTTATAGAGAAGCTGTAAAAATGAATTATAAATTTTTCTCTTATGGTGATGCTACTTTATTTTTGAATCATATATAG
- the priA gene encoding replication restart helicase PriA, translating to MVDSLENNFYYEIAFNIPINRLFFYKYKSKLKTGIRVITNFNGKDTIGIIIKRYAKEELKEDFTFKIKDILKVIDESAIIIEHNINLARWISQKTFSGFGETLFCGLPKIATSNKGIKNNDNENLNSKLPIQLNEEQNNIYKEIIASNTQNTYYLFGVPGSGKTEIFIKLCENYLEQEKQIIFLIPEISLGYQIIKRIKSNLSTNKVYEYNSKVSNSNKALIWNKVKNRESLIIIGVKSALMLPFTNLGLIVMDEEHEYTYKSENTPRFHSRHIGFFLQSTFNAKFIMGSATPSLEAYLAMENNQIKKMILKNKFFERTFKELKIIDMKKERQLISSELLYSIQKSLLDKRQALIFINKRGYSKTLECKICGYIICCPNCSFNLTYHKNENKLICHYCSYKTNIISNCPDCNSQDIIYKTYGIQFIEKELKKFLPNARIARTDSDLNKKEIIQSINAFENGQLDILIGTQIIAKGFNFKEIKTLGIINADIGMGLPDFRSSERIFAIISQVLGRAARFQSDNTIIIQTKNPDYYAIKYAYEGKYEEFYKEEIKIRKELNYPPFKKIIRIVVRSHKQDAAKHKCLEFFEISKKLLNDEIEYLGPSKAPMSKISKYYRYNIIYLSKSFNLLEKLIRNTKEKVKLTRDTYIEIDYYPISLL from the coding sequence ATGGTTGATAGTTTGGAAAACAATTTTTACTATGAAATTGCGTTTAATATTCCCATAAATAGACTTTTTTTTTATAAGTATAAATCAAAATTAAAAACAGGAATAAGAGTAATAACAAATTTTAATGGAAAAGACACAATTGGAATCATAATCAAAAGATATGCTAAGGAAGAACTTAAGGAAGATTTTACGTTTAAAATAAAAGATATACTAAAAGTCATTGACGAGAGCGCAATAATAATAGAACATAATATTAATCTTGCACGCTGGATTAGTCAAAAAACATTTTCTGGATTCGGAGAAACTCTATTTTGTGGGCTACCTAAAATTGCAACTTCAAATAAAGGCATAAAAAATAACGACAATGAAAATTTAAACTCTAAACTACCCATTCAACTAAATGAAGAACAAAATAATATTTATAAAGAAATTATTGCATCAAATACACAAAACACATATTACCTATTCGGGGTTCCTGGTTCTGGAAAAACAGAAATATTTATCAAACTATGCGAAAACTATCTAGAACAAGAAAAACAAATAATTTTCTTAATTCCTGAAATTTCTTTGGGCTATCAAATAATTAAAAGGATCAAATCAAATTTAAGTACAAATAAAGTTTATGAATATAACTCAAAAGTATCAAATTCAAATAAAGCCTTAATATGGAACAAAGTCAAGAATAGGGAAAGCTTAATTATAATTGGTGTTAAGAGTGCATTAATGTTGCCATTTACAAACTTAGGGTTAATAGTAATGGACGAAGAACATGAATATACATATAAATCTGAAAACACTCCAAGATTTCACTCAAGACATATAGGATTTTTTCTACAAAGCACCTTTAATGCCAAATTTATAATGGGAAGCGCAACTCCATCACTTGAAGCATATCTTGCTATGGAAAATAATCAGATCAAAAAAATGATTTTGAAAAATAAATTTTTTGAAAGAACATTTAAAGAACTTAAAATAATCGACATGAAAAAAGAACGCCAATTAATATCTTCAGAATTGCTTTATAGCATACAAAAAAGTTTGCTTGATAAAAGACAAGCACTAATATTTATTAATAAAAGAGGATATTCAAAAACACTTGAATGCAAGATCTGTGGATATATAATTTGCTGTCCAAATTGTTCTTTCAATTTAACTTACCATAAAAACGAAAACAAGCTCATCTGTCATTACTGTAGTTATAAAACAAACATAATAAGCAATTGCCCTGATTGCAACTCACAAGACATCATATACAAAACATATGGAATTCAATTCATTGAAAAAGAATTAAAAAAATTTCTACCGAATGCAAGAATAGCAAGAACAGACTCTGATCTTAATAAAAAAGAAATTATTCAATCAATAAATGCATTTGAAAATGGGCAATTAGATATCTTAATTGGAACACAAATTATTGCAAAAGGTTTTAATTTTAAAGAGATCAAAACGCTAGGCATCATTAATGCAGATATTGGAATGGGTCTTCCTGATTTTAGAAGCAGTGAAAGAATTTTTGCAATAATTTCACAAGTACTAGGAAGAGCTGCAAGATTCCAAAGCGATAACACAATTATTATCCAAACAAAAAACCCAGATTATTATGCTATAAAATACGCATATGAGGGCAAATACGAAGAATTTTATAAAGAAGAGATAAAAATTCGCAAAGAATTAAATTACCCTCCCTTTAAAAAAATCATTAGGATAGTAGTTAGAAGCCACAAACAGGATGCTGCTAAACATAAATGCCTAGAATTTTTTGAAATATCTAAAAAATTATTAAATGACGAAATCGAATATCTTGGCCCATCAAAAGCCCCCATGTCAAAAATATCCAAATACTATAGGTATAACATAATATATTTATCAAAATCCTTCAATCTACTTGAAAAACTAATACGTAACACAAAAGAAAAAGTAAAATTAACAAGAGATACCTACATTGAAATAGATTATTATCCAATTTCACTGCTTTAA
- a CDS encoding RluA family pseudouridine synthase: protein MKKLQKEFIVRKDSQRLDIYLSENLCFFTRSQIKKREVKAFKYNDGVFVSIKLSKPVFVDDRILIEFNEEVNLKEYVAPLNLPISILYEDINVIVVDKPQGILSHPGISNLDNTVVNFLLHHISSLRDSFQEDKIRPGIVHRLDKETSGVMICAKNLTTLNFLSKQFKERFVKKVYVAVVKGNFKIDSGIIETFIDRDRYDRKRFSVYANRGKRALTEYKVLANMGNYSLVALKPKTGRTHQLRVHMKHLNHPILGDSIYTRLDKVFKEMSLMLHAFKLEINIEEGSLKKFISAFPQRFIDFLSIFYDKETLGLLVNDFIVFLDKF, encoded by the coding sequence ATGAAAAAGCTTCAAAAAGAGTTTATTGTAAGGAAAGATTCTCAAAGACTAGATATTTATTTGTCTGAAAATCTGTGTTTTTTTACTAGAAGTCAAATTAAAAAAAGAGAAGTAAAAGCTTTTAAATATAATGACGGTGTTTTTGTTTCAATAAAGTTGTCAAAACCTGTTTTTGTAGACGACAGAATATTAATAGAGTTTAATGAAGAAGTTAATTTAAAGGAATATGTAGCGCCCTTGAATTTGCCCATTAGTATTCTTTATGAGGATATAAATGTCATTGTTGTGGATAAACCCCAAGGTATTTTAAGTCATCCTGGTATATCTAACTTAGATAATACTGTTGTAAATTTTCTTTTACATCATATCTCAAGCTTAAGAGATAGTTTTCAAGAGGATAAAATTAGGCCTGGAATTGTGCACCGTTTAGATAAGGAAACATCTGGTGTAATGATTTGTGCTAAAAATTTGACAACTTTAAATTTTTTGTCCAAACAGTTTAAAGAAAGATTTGTTAAGAAAGTTTATGTTGCAGTTGTTAAAGGCAATTTTAAAATTGATTCTGGTATCATTGAGACTTTTATAGATAGAGATAGATATGATAGAAAAAGATTTAGCGTGTATGCAAATAGAGGCAAGAGGGCATTAACTGAGTATAAAGTATTAGCTAATATGGGAAATTATTCCTTAGTGGCTTTAAAGCCTAAAACAGGGCGTACGCATCAATTAAGAGTTCATATGAAGCATTTAAATCATCCAATATTAGGGGATAGTATCTATACTAGACTAGATAAAGTGTTTAAAGAAATGTCTTTGATGCTTCATGCTTTCAAACTTGAAATCAATATTGAAGAAGGTTCTTTGAAAAAATTTATTTCAGCATTTCCACAAAGATTCATCGATTTTTTGTCGATTTTTTATGATAAAGAGACATTAGGTCTGCTTGTTAATGATTTTATTGTTTTTTTAGATAAGTTTTAA
- the udk gene encoding uridine kinase: MVKIIGIAGGSGSGKTTIVNKISEVIPEFVLISQDNYYKSVGDYEYEFLDVNFDHPDAFDNNLFYKQLKKIKENKLIHMPLYDFINHRRKDETVEIVPTPVVIVEGIMIFVEERVRNLIDLKIYIDTPNDIRFIRRLERDMSKRGRTLESVIEQYLSTTRAGYYRFIEPTKEYADLIIPEGGHNDKALYVLSSFLRTLGKEGADFF, encoded by the coding sequence ATGGTTAAGATTATTGGAATAGCTGGTGGATCTGGAAGTGGGAAAACCACAATTGTTAATAAAATTAGTGAAGTTATTCCTGAGTTTGTTCTTATATCACAAGATAATTATTATAAGAGTGTCGGTGATTATGAGTATGAATTTTTAGATGTTAATTTTGACCATCCAGATGCTTTTGATAACAATTTGTTTTATAAACAGTTAAAGAAAATAAAAGAAAATAAATTAATTCATATGCCTCTTTATGATTTTATTAATCATAGAAGAAAGGATGAAACCGTTGAGATAGTGCCAACCCCTGTTGTTATTGTTGAGGGTATTATGATTTTTGTTGAAGAACGGGTGCGCAATCTGATAGATTTAAAGATATATATTGATACGCCCAATGATATTAGATTTATTAGGAGACTTGAACGAGATATGTCTAAGAGGGGGCGCACATTAGAATCCGTTATTGAACAATATTTAAGTACTACTAGGGCAGGATATTATAGGTTCATTGAACCTACTAAGGAATATGCTGACCTTATTATTCCTGAAGGAGGACATAATGATAAGGCTCTTTATGTCCTCTCATCTTTCTTAAGAACTCTTGGGAAGGAGGGTGCAGATTTTTTTTAA
- a CDS encoding rhodanese-like domain-containing protein, translating into MIVSYIKLICLIVFLFFYIWFFIILKMKRTNVALLEKIKNGAKILDIRSPKEYNKSHYAKAINIPFKNLFAKKDKLGSVETQIIIYGKSFNKSFEAEKILKGLGFKNVFVAGTLKNMPKLPRAKEEVNG; encoded by the coding sequence ATGATAGTTAGTTATATAAAACTTATATGCTTAATAGTTTTTCTTTTTTTCTATATTTGGTTCTTTATTATTTTAAAGATGAAAAGAACTAATGTGGCTTTACTAGAGAAAATTAAAAATGGTGCAAAAATATTAGATATTAGATCTCCTAAGGAATATAATAAGTCTCATTATGCAAAGGCAATTAATATTCCTTTCAAGAATTTATTTGCTAAAAAAGATAAGTTAGGTAGTGTTGAAACCCAAATAATAATTTATGGTAAAAGTTTTAACAAATCTTTTGAAGCTGAGAAGATTTTAAAAGGATTAGGGTTTAAGAATGTATTTGTTGCAGGAACGTTAAAGAATATGCCTAAATTGCCTAGAGCTAAAGAAGAGGTTAATGGTTAA
- a CDS encoding holo-ACP synthase — translation MTKSIGCDIIKVTRFNSFLQNRKKLDRFFTQREIENLEMKGKGILESLAGKFSAKEALIKALSPLINTKIKYSLKDIEIIALPKGNIIFQLHNDIKVLIEQMDLKLYLTISHEREYAIAFVIVED, via the coding sequence ATGACAAAATCAATAGGATGTGATATAATAAAGGTCACAAGATTTAATAGTTTTTTACAAAATAGAAAAAAATTAGATAGATTTTTTACACAAAGAGAAATTGAAAACTTAGAAATGAAAGGGAAAGGGATTTTAGAAAGTCTAGCTGGTAAGTTTTCAGCAAAGGAAGCATTAATCAAGGCGCTAAGCCCACTAATAAATACCAAAATAAAATATTCACTTAAAGATATTGAAATAATTGCTTTGCCAAAGGGTAACATAATATTCCAATTACATAACGATATCAAAGTCTTGATTGAACAAATGGATCTAAAATTATATTTGACAATTTCACATGAAAGGGAGTATGCTATTGCATTTGTAATAGTAGAAGATTAA
- a CDS encoding diphosphate--fructose-6-phosphate 1-phosphotransferase, whose product MMSVFQKERYKYTPKLPKILENDFQNIGVVLGEKTEALGDRDALREIFKNTYGLPVVNFTQGSSNVDFTKVLNVGVVLSGGPAPGGHNVVAGIFDAIKKSNQNSKIFGFKGGPSGLLEDKKIEITQDLIDSYRNTGGFDIVSSGRTKIETDAQYDQVLSVVLKNNLNALIVIGGDDSNTNAALLAEFFKKKHHDIQVIGVPKTIDADLRNEHIQISFGFDSATKTYSEMIGNLCRDAMSTRKYWHFVKLMGRSASHVALECALKTHPNICIISEEILAKNKTLSELVRDITSVVVKRSLKGYDFGVIIVPEGVIEFIPEVKSLMIELCNIFDSNEGEFKGLDVDAIRKIFISKLSGYMREVYVSLPLFIQIELVNSVLERDPHGNFNVSRVPTEKLFMEMVNVRLEELRKLGEYSGKFVPIDHFFGYEGRSVAPSNFDSDYCYSLGYNAVLLVLNGLTGYMSSIKNLNKNATEWLAGGVPLTMMMNMEERYGISKPVIKKALVDLTGAPFNEFVKNREEWAVNNLYVFPGPIQYFGVSELVDEITLTLKLELEN is encoded by the coding sequence ATGATGTCAGTTTTTCAAAAAGAAAGATATAAATATACTCCAAAATTGCCTAAAATTTTAGAAAATGATTTTCAAAATATTGGTGTGGTTTTGGGGGAAAAAACAGAAGCCCTTGGAGATAGAGATGCTTTAAGAGAAATTTTTAAAAATACTTATGGTCTTCCAGTTGTAAATTTTACTCAAGGTTCTTCAAATGTGGATTTTACAAAAGTTTTAAATGTGGGGGTAGTTCTCTCAGGTGGGCCTGCTCCTGGAGGACATAATGTTGTTGCTGGCATTTTTGATGCGATAAAAAAGTCTAATCAAAATTCCAAGATTTTTGGGTTTAAAGGTGGACCTTCAGGTTTACTAGAGGATAAAAAAATTGAAATTACGCAAGATTTAATAGATTCTTACAGAAATACTGGAGGTTTTGATATTGTATCTTCTGGTCGAACTAAAATAGAAACCGATGCTCAGTATGATCAGGTTTTGTCGGTTGTGCTTAAGAATAATCTTAATGCTCTTATTGTTATTGGTGGAGATGATTCAAATACTAATGCAGCCTTATTGGCAGAGTTTTTTAAGAAAAAACATCATGATATTCAAGTTATCGGTGTCCCAAAAACAATTGATGCTGATTTGAGAAATGAGCATATTCAGATTTCATTTGGATTTGATTCTGCTACTAAGACTTATTCTGAAATGATAGGCAATTTATGTCGTGATGCTATGTCAACTAGGAAATATTGGCATTTTGTGAAACTTATGGGAAGGAGTGCATCTCATGTTGCTCTTGAATGTGCATTAAAGACCCATCCTAATATTTGCATTATATCTGAGGAAATTTTAGCAAAGAATAAAACTTTATCAGAACTTGTGAGAGATATAACTTCTGTTGTGGTAAAGCGTTCTTTAAAAGGATATGATTTTGGCGTTATTATAGTTCCTGAAGGTGTTATTGAATTCATTCCTGAAGTTAAATCTTTGATGATTGAATTGTGTAATATATTTGATAGCAATGAAGGTGAGTTTAAGGGATTAGATGTTGATGCTATAAGAAAAATTTTTATCTCTAAACTTAGTGGATATATGAGGGAAGTTTATGTATCTTTGCCTTTATTTATTCAAATTGAACTTGTAAATTCTGTATTGGAAAGAGATCCCCACGGTAACTTTAATGTGTCAAGAGTTCCTACTGAAAAGCTATTTATGGAAATGGTTAATGTTAGGTTAGAAGAGTTAAGAAAGCTTGGTGAATATAGTGGTAAATTTGTTCCCATTGATCATTTTTTTGGTTATGAGGGCAGAAGTGTTGCCCCTTCAAATTTTGATAGTGATTATTGTTATAGCTTAGGATATAATGCTGTTTTACTTGTTTTAAATGGCTTAACAGGTTATATGTCTAGTATTAAGAACTTAAATAAAAATGCTACTGAATGGCTTGCAGGTGGAGTACCTTTGACAATGATGATGAATATGGAAGAGAGATATGGTATTTCAAAACCTGTTATTAAAAAGGCCCTTGTTGATTTGACTGGAGCACCTTTTAATGAGTTTGTGAAGAATCGTGAAGAATGGGCAGTAAATAATCTATATGTTTTCCCAGGACCTATTCAATATTTTGGTGTTTCTGAGCTTGTTGATGAGATAACTTTGACATTGAAATTAGAATTGGAAAATTAA
- the truA gene encoding tRNA pseudouridine(38-40) synthase TruA has protein sequence MKKILAEIAYDGSLYYGFQIQPTKPTIQGEIEKALEKISKTKVKVHSAGRTDKGVHARGQIISFYIRINIKLKNLKTAINSLLRKDIRIIKLKYVADEFQPRFNAKRRKYSYYILNNENHYPWEGYQAYYVKKKLNINRLNEMAKMLIGIHDFTTFSCIKDQTNSKLKKIYFARFKKKNKLIIFEIIGSSFLWKMVRSIVGTIIDIEIKNEPVYTFKKILNSKNRKFTRTTAPAKALFLDKVFYE, from the coding sequence ATGAAAAAAATACTTGCAGAAATAGCATATGATGGTTCGCTATACTATGGATTTCAAATCCAACCAACAAAACCAACAATTCAAGGAGAAATTGAAAAGGCATTAGAGAAAATAAGTAAAACAAAGGTTAAAGTCCATTCAGCAGGCAGAACAGACAAAGGAGTTCATGCAAGAGGACAAATAATATCTTTTTATATAAGAATAAATATTAAACTTAAAAATCTAAAGACAGCAATAAATTCTCTCTTAAGAAAAGATATTAGAATAATAAAATTAAAATATGTAGCAGATGAATTTCAACCTAGGTTTAATGCCAAGAGAAGAAAGTATAGCTATTACATACTCAACAATGAAAACCATTACCCTTGGGAAGGGTATCAAGCTTATTATGTAAAGAAAAAACTAAATATTAACAGACTAAATGAAATGGCTAAAATGCTAATTGGAATACACGATTTTACTACCTTTTCATGCATAAAAGATCAGACAAACTCAAAATTAAAAAAAATTTACTTTGCTAGATTTAAGAAAAAAAATAAGCTTATAATCTTTGAAATCATAGGCTCCTCATTTTTATGGAAAATGGTAAGATCAATAGTAGGGACAATAATTGATATAGAGATAAAAAATGAACCTGTTTACACTTTTAAAAAAATTTTAAACTCAAAAAACAGAAAATTTACAAGAACAACAGCGCCTGCAAAAGCTTTATTTTTAGATAAGGTGTTTTATGAATAA
- a CDS encoding CdaR family protein yields MIITKKLIRIMKLLFEDWHNKAISILIAIIMFTTFYFNSIESITIEKKFNILLEDEVTLGKMPDINKILLTVKINKKDLKYLDLDRIALLVEANNIKEAGEYELPIKIKNFNPIPIVEYKLSKNKIVLTLDKKISKLVKVEPKFKLLEKEGKGEYFIAKYNIVPEKLTIHGPEKVIKTINSIKTKIKEFDISTVFISEHLEVISPDPLITLDKNHVIVNITLGKKYIQTTIKNPNLIFNNLKDGLEIKNQEKILDPENETFIKIRSGLSEKIIKMHIANKDINLTLDLSQIEIPGIYNVNTDIILKNNTHGIEVYEYEPKTIRVEIISTEQ; encoded by the coding sequence ATGATTATAACTAAAAAACTTATACGTATAATGAAATTATTATTTGAAGATTGGCACAATAAAGCTATATCTATCCTAATAGCCATTATTATGTTCACGACATTTTACTTTAATAGTATAGAATCAATTACAATAGAAAAAAAATTCAATATTTTATTAGAAGATGAAGTTACACTAGGCAAAATGCCTGACATTAACAAAATATTACTTACAGTCAAAATTAATAAAAAAGACTTAAAATATTTAGACCTCGATCGAATAGCTCTATTAGTTGAAGCTAATAACATAAAAGAAGCAGGGGAATACGAACTACCAATAAAGATCAAAAATTTTAATCCCATACCTATTGTGGAATATAAGCTTTCAAAAAACAAAATTGTACTAACCTTAGACAAAAAAATTTCAAAATTAGTTAAAGTTGAACCTAAATTTAAACTACTTGAAAAAGAGGGTAAAGGAGAATATTTCATTGCTAAATATAATATAGTGCCTGAAAAATTAACAATACATGGTCCTGAAAAAGTTATCAAAACAATAAACTCAATCAAAACCAAAATAAAAGAATTTGATATAAGCACTGTATTTATTTCAGAACATCTTGAAGTAATTTCTCCAGACCCACTCATAACACTTGACAAAAACCACGTAATAGTCAACATTACGCTAGGTAAAAAATATATACAGACAACAATAAAAAATCCTAATTTAATTTTCAATAACTTAAAAGATGGACTTGAAATAAAAAATCAAGAAAAAATCTTAGACCCAGAAAATGAGACGTTTATTAAGATAAGAAGCGGACTCTCAGAGAAGATAATTAAAATGCATATAGCTAACAAAGATATTAATCTCACTCTCGATTTAAGTCAAATTGAAATTCCTGGTATTTACAATGTCAACACAGACATAATACTTAAAAATAATACTCATGGTATAGAAGTGTATGAATATGAACCCAAAACAATAAGGGTCGAAATAATCTCAACCGAGCAATAA